One region of Flavobacterium sp. KACC 22763 genomic DNA includes:
- a CDS encoding SDR family oxidoreductase: MDLNLKNKIVVVSGSAGKEGSIGETIINRLADEGAIPVLVDRNARGFEYVERLQKRGVNSLFVQTDVTDPVAIENAVKVIGAKYGRIDAIINNVGVNDGAGLDASYEEFMDSLKLNVVSYFLLAKYSLPYLKESKGNILNIGSKVALTGQGGTSGYAAAKGGVLGLTREWAVDLIQYGIRSNAIIIAESYTPAYEDWIKTLPDGQTVLNKINKSIPLESRMTKTEEIADTALFIISEKSSHTTGQFVFVDGGYVHLDRALISDVN, from the coding sequence ATGGATTTAAACTTAAAAAATAAAATAGTTGTCGTTTCTGGTTCGGCTGGAAAAGAAGGCAGTATTGGAGAAACGATTATCAACAGATTGGCAGATGAAGGTGCAATTCCGGTTTTGGTGGACAGGAATGCAAGAGGTTTCGAATACGTAGAAAGACTTCAAAAAAGAGGGGTTAACTCTTTATTCGTGCAGACTGACGTAACAGATCCTGTTGCAATCGAAAATGCCGTAAAAGTAATCGGAGCTAAATATGGAAGAATCGATGCTATAATTAATAATGTTGGTGTAAATGATGGTGCAGGATTAGATGCTTCTTATGAGGAATTTATGGATTCTTTGAAATTGAATGTAGTAAGTTATTTTCTTTTAGCTAAATATTCACTTCCATACTTAAAAGAATCAAAAGGTAATATCTTAAATATTGGTTCAAAAGTAGCTTTAACAGGGCAGGGTGGAACTTCGGGTTACGCTGCAGCGAAAGGCGGAGTTTTGGGCTTAACCAGAGAGTGGGCTGTAGATTTGATTCAGTACGGGATCCGTTCGAATGCGATTATTATTGCTGAAAGCTATACGCCAGCGTACGAAGATTGGATTAAAACATTGCCAGACGGACAAACTGTTTTGAATAAAATCAATAAAAGTATTCCGTTAGAAAGTCGTATGACCAAAACAGAAGAAATTGCGGATACAGCTCTTTTTATCATTTCTGAAAAATCATCACATACTACAGGACAATTTGTTTTTGTGGATGGAGGTTACGTACATTTAGACCGCGCTTTAATCAGCGATGTTAATTAA
- a CDS encoding zinc-binding alcohol dehydrogenase family protein produces MKYIVCEKPQEFLLKETNIPEPKEGEVLLKIKRIGICGTDIHAFGGTQPYFEYPRILGHELAAEYVKGNAEGFKPGDKVTFIPYFNCGKCVACRNGLTNCCVNIKVFGVHIDGGMAEYLSIPEQYLLHGQGLDYDELALVEPLAIAAHGVRRAAVKPTDTVLVMGAGPIGIGLIQFAKIAGAKVIVMDINDYRLNFCKTELNADETINPLNDDVAQKLAELTNGDMANVVIDATGNQKVMNSAFNYISHGGRFVLVGLQKGELSFSHPDFHKRESTLMSSRNATIVDFEYVMKCLKEGKIDPKKYITHRTSFDEMITDFGNLIDPKNNVIKALIEIE; encoded by the coding sequence ATGAAATATATTGTTTGCGAAAAACCTCAGGAATTTCTATTAAAAGAAACCAATATTCCAGAACCAAAAGAGGGAGAAGTTTTATTGAAAATTAAAAGAATCGGAATCTGTGGAACTGATATTCACGCTTTTGGAGGAACTCAGCCTTATTTTGAATATCCAAGAATTCTTGGCCACGAATTGGCTGCAGAATATGTAAAAGGAAATGCTGAAGGTTTCAAGCCTGGAGATAAAGTAACTTTTATTCCGTATTTCAATTGTGGAAAATGCGTTGCCTGCAGAAACGGATTGACAAACTGCTGTGTAAATATCAAAGTTTTTGGTGTTCATATTGACGGCGGAATGGCTGAATATCTATCAATCCCAGAACAATATTTATTGCATGGTCAAGGTTTAGATTATGATGAATTGGCTTTGGTTGAACCTTTGGCAATTGCAGCGCACGGAGTTAGAAGAGCGGCTGTAAAACCAACTGATACCGTTTTGGTAATGGGAGCAGGGCCAATCGGAATTGGATTGATTCAGTTTGCTAAAATCGCTGGAGCAAAAGTAATCGTAATGGATATCAACGATTACAGATTAAATTTCTGTAAAACAGAACTAAATGCAGATGAAACGATTAATCCGTTAAACGATGACGTTGCGCAAAAGTTAGCTGAATTGACAAACGGAGATATGGCAAATGTGGTAATTGACGCTACAGGAAACCAGAAAGTAATGAACAGCGCTTTTAATTATATTTCGCATGGCGGAAGATTTGTTTTGGTCGGACTTCAAAAGGGAGAATTGAGTTTTAGTCATCCAGATTTCCACAAAAGAGAATCGACTTTAATGAGCAGCCGAAATGCAACAATTGTGGATTTCGAATATGTAATGAAATGTCTGAAAGAAGGTAAAATTGATCCTAAAAAATATATCACGCACAGAACGAGTTTTGATGAAATGATTACTGATTTTGGGAATTTAATTGATCCTAAAAATAATGTCATCAAAGCATTAATTGAAATAGAATAA
- a CDS encoding fumarylacetoacetate hydrolase family protein → MKLIRFGEIGKEKPGVLIGEKRYDVSSIVTDFNESFFEENGLEKLQKTLESNPTLPEVDASVRLGSPVARPSKIICIGLNYIDHCKETNAPIPTEPIIFFKSTTSLCGPDDDLIIPKNSEKTDWEVELAFIVGKKASYVEEAEALDYVAGYALLNDYSERAFQLERGGQWAKGKGSDTFAPLGPFLATKDEIADVDNLKMWLTVNGKKYQDSNTLNLVFKIPYLVHYLSQFMTLLPGDIISTGTPPGVGLGIKPDPIYIKAGDVVELGIEGLGTSKQKAVAYKK, encoded by the coding sequence ATGAAATTAATACGTTTTGGAGAAATCGGAAAAGAGAAACCTGGAGTTTTGATTGGAGAAAAGAGATATGATGTTTCTTCAATTGTAACCGATTTTAACGAAAGTTTCTTTGAAGAAAACGGATTAGAAAAATTGCAAAAAACATTAGAAAGTAACCCGACTCTGCCAGAAGTTGATGCTTCGGTACGTTTGGGTTCGCCAGTGGCAAGACCTTCAAAAATTATTTGCATTGGTTTAAATTATATTGATCACTGTAAAGAAACAAACGCTCCGATTCCGACAGAACCGATTATTTTCTTCAAATCAACAACTTCTTTGTGCGGTCCAGACGATGATTTGATTATTCCAAAAAATAGCGAAAAAACCGACTGGGAAGTTGAATTGGCTTTTATCGTGGGCAAAAAAGCAAGTTATGTTGAAGAAGCTGAAGCTTTAGATTATGTTGCGGGTTACGCTTTATTGAATGATTACAGCGAAAGAGCTTTTCAGTTAGAGCGTGGCGGACAATGGGCAAAAGGAAAAGGAAGCGACACTTTTGCGCCTCTTGGACCATTTTTGGCTACAAAAGACGAAATTGCTGATGTTGACAATTTAAAGATGTGGCTGACGGTAAATGGTAAAAAATACCAAGACAGTAATACACTAAATCTAGTTTTCAAAATTCCTTATTTGGTACATTATTTAAGTCAGTTTATGACTTTGCTTCCAGGCGATATTATCAGTACAGGAACACCTCCGGGAGTTGGTTTAGGTATTAAACCAGATCCGATTTATATTAAAGCCGGCGATGTTGTTGAATTGGGAATTGAAGGATTAGGAACAAGCAAACAAAAGGCTGTAGCTTACAAAAAGTAA
- a CDS encoding ABC transporter substrate-binding protein, whose protein sequence is MIKLKGITWNHTRGLLPMVATSQRFTELHPDVEISWEKRSLQEFADASIEDLAKRFDLLVIDHPWTGFGAQTKAILPLSDYLSNEYIKDQENNTVGKSYGSYVFHDKLWALPIDAATPVASARLDLLEKNNLEVPKTYDDLLALAKKGLVAFAGIPVDVLMSFYMFCCSLGESPFLSEEKVISETTGIKALQMFRELAQLIDPANFNRNPIQVYEAMVNSDEIAYCPFAYGYSNYSRIGYSQNLLHFYDLVKLNDNPMISSLGGTGLAVSSFSKHMETAIKYAEFTCSSQVQQNIYTDNGGQPGHLQAWKSERINGVTHDYFKNTLPALERAFLRPRYYGHMYFQDHAGDVVRNYLMNGGDELKVLEEMNSLYAESLKIQIV, encoded by the coding sequence ATGATAAAATTAAAAGGCATAACTTGGAATCATACAAGAGGTTTACTACCAATGGTTGCCACATCACAGCGTTTTACTGAACTACATCCTGATGTTGAAATTTCTTGGGAGAAAAGAAGCTTACAAGAATTTGCAGATGCTTCTATCGAAGACTTGGCCAAAAGATTTGATTTATTGGTAATCGATCATCCTTGGACAGGTTTTGGAGCGCAAACCAAAGCGATTCTTCCGTTATCTGATTATTTATCTAACGAATATATTAAAGATCAAGAAAATAATACTGTTGGAAAATCGTACGGAAGTTATGTTTTTCATGATAAATTATGGGCGTTGCCAATTGATGCAGCAACTCCGGTTGCCTCTGCCCGCTTGGATCTTTTAGAAAAAAACAATTTAGAAGTTCCTAAAACTTATGATGATTTATTGGCTTTAGCGAAAAAAGGCTTAGTCGCTTTCGCTGGAATTCCGGTAGATGTTTTAATGAGTTTTTATATGTTTTGCTGCAGTTTGGGCGAATCTCCTTTTCTTTCTGAAGAAAAAGTGATTTCTGAAACTACAGGAATCAAGGCGCTTCAAATGTTTAGAGAACTGGCGCAGTTGATTGATCCAGCAAACTTTAATCGTAATCCAATTCAAGTTTATGAAGCAATGGTGAATTCAGACGAAATTGCGTATTGTCCGTTTGCTTATGGTTATTCTAACTATTCTCGCATTGGCTACAGCCAAAACCTTTTACATTTTTATGATTTAGTAAAATTGAATGATAATCCAATGATTTCTTCTTTGGGAGGAACTGGATTAGCGGTTTCTTCATTCAGCAAACATATGGAAACAGCTATAAAATATGCAGAATTTACTTGTTCATCACAGGTTCAGCAGAATATTTATACCGATAATGGCGGTCAGCCGGGTCATTTACAAGCTTGGAAAAGCGAAAGAATTAATGGCGTGACGCACGATTATTTCAAAAATACACTTCCTGCTTTAGAACGCGCTTTCCTTCGTCCGAGATATTATGGACACATGTATTTCCAAGATCATGCTGGAGATGTGGTTCGCAATTATTTGATGAATGGCGGAGACGAACTAAAAGTATTGGAAGAAATGAATTCGCTTTACGCGGAATCTCTAAAAATCCAGATCGTATGA
- a CDS encoding CaiB/BaiF CoA transferase family protein, translating into MRPLEGLVVLEFCQFLAGPSAGLKLADFGARVIKIERPVKGEACRQLSIKDLFVDDSSLLFHTINRNKESFAADLKNPDDLVLIKKLIQKADIMTHNFRPGVMEKIGLDFENTLSINPQIIYGTITGYGNEGPWAKKPGQDLLLQSLSGLSWLSGRKSQGPVPFGLAVADLMCGNHFVQGILAALLKRAKTKKGVLVEVSLLESILDVQFEAITSFLNDGGQLPERGDIKGSAHAFLSAPYGVYQTQDGYLSLAMGDLLFIGKTLGLDLNAFADKHLWFEKRDEIRTILSERIKTQTSDYWIEILQKEGIWCGKVFNYEELDSQPFVNELQLKQTVKNTEGETLVTTRSPIQLDGEILLSEKAAPKVGQDNLNIHEQFLNDLK; encoded by the coding sequence ATGAGACCTTTAGAAGGATTAGTTGTTCTGGAATTCTGCCAATTTTTAGCAGGACCTTCAGCTGGTTTAAAACTAGCCGATTTTGGTGCACGTGTCATCAAAATTGAGCGTCCTGTAAAAGGTGAAGCTTGCAGACAATTGAGCATCAAAGATTTATTTGTAGACGATAGCAGTTTGCTTTTTCATACCATAAACAGAAATAAAGAATCTTTTGCAGCCGATTTAAAAAATCCTGACGATTTGGTTTTAATTAAAAAACTAATCCAAAAGGCTGATATTATGACGCATAATTTCAGACCTGGAGTGATGGAAAAAATCGGTTTAGATTTTGAAAATACGCTTTCTATTAATCCGCAAATTATTTACGGAACTATTACAGGTTACGGAAATGAAGGTCCGTGGGCAAAAAAACCAGGACAAGATTTATTATTACAATCGCTTTCCGGATTAAGCTGGCTGAGCGGACGCAAAAGTCAAGGCCCAGTTCCTTTTGGTTTGGCTGTAGCTGATTTAATGTGCGGGAATCATTTTGTACAAGGAATTTTAGCAGCGCTTTTAAAAAGAGCCAAAACTAAAAAAGGCGTTTTGGTAGAAGTGAGTTTGCTGGAGTCTATTCTCGATGTCCAATTCGAAGCCATTACTTCTTTCTTAAATGATGGAGGCCAATTACCTGAACGTGGTGATATTAAAGGAAGTGCACATGCTTTTTTAAGTGCGCCTTACGGAGTTTATCAAACACAAGACGGTTATTTATCTCTTGCGATGGGCGATTTACTTTTTATTGGAAAAACATTAGGTTTAGATTTAAATGCCTTTGCAGATAAACATCTTTGGTTTGAAAAAAGAGATGAAATCAGAACGATTTTGAGTGAAAGAATTAAAACCCAAACTTCTGATTACTGGATTGAAATCCTGCAAAAAGAAGGTATTTGGTGCGGAAAAGTTTTCAACTACGAAGAATTAGACAGTCAGCCTTTTGTGAATGAATTACAGCTGAAACAAACGGTGAAAAATACCGAAGGCGAAACTTTGGTAACCACCAGAAGTCCGATCCAATTGGATGGCGAAATTTTATTAAGTGAAAAAGCCGCTCCAAAAGTAGGACAGGATAATTTGAACATACACGAACAATTTTTAAACGATTTGAAATGA
- a CDS encoding CaiB/BaiF CoA transferase family protein, with protein MKPLEDYLIIDFSQFLSGPSASLRLADLGARVIKIEKPGTGDICRTLYTSDLIMNGESSVFHTINRNKESFAIDFKQPEELQKLKKLLAKADVVMHNFRPGVMERIGLSYDDVKNINPNVIYGSISGFGEHPDLKDLPGQDLLLQSLTALTWLSGDQEDGPVPMGLSIVDMLAGAHLAQGILATLYRKATHNIGAQIQVSMLESAFDFQFETITTYFNDGGELPVRTKTNNAHAYLGAPYGIYKTKNGYLALAMGSIPVLASLLKCDALLAFPENKFTLRDEIKNILADHLQTQETQFWLDILEPADIWCAGVLNYQQLFAEDGFKVLNFTQQVEMLDGYTYKTTRCPIKIDGEYLTSGKGSPKLGQDNEKIIKEFIDC; from the coding sequence ATGAAACCTTTAGAAGATTATTTAATTATAGATTTCAGTCAGTTTCTTTCGGGTCCGTCAGCGAGTTTGCGTTTGGCAGATTTGGGTGCTCGTGTAATCAAAATTGAAAAACCGGGAACAGGAGATATCTGCCGTACTTTATATACTTCTGATTTGATTATGAACGGCGAATCGTCTGTTTTTCATACTATCAACAGAAACAAAGAATCTTTTGCAATTGATTTTAAACAGCCTGAGGAACTTCAAAAACTAAAAAAATTATTAGCCAAGGCTGATGTTGTCATGCATAATTTCAGACCCGGAGTTATGGAGCGCATTGGTTTAAGTTATGATGACGTAAAAAACATCAATCCAAATGTGATTTATGGATCGATTTCAGGTTTTGGAGAACATCCTGATTTGAAAGATTTACCGGGTCAGGATTTGCTTTTACAATCATTAACGGCTTTAACTTGGCTGAGCGGCGATCAAGAAGATGGCCCAGTTCCAATGGGATTGTCGATTGTGGACATGCTTGCCGGAGCTCATTTAGCGCAAGGAATTTTAGCCACTTTATATAGAAAAGCAACTCATAACATTGGCGCACAAATTCAAGTCAGTATGTTGGAATCCGCGTTTGATTTTCAGTTTGAAACTATTACGACTTACTTTAATGACGGAGGTGAATTGCCTGTTAGAACTAAAACGAATAATGCACACGCTTATTTGGGCGCGCCATACGGGATTTACAAAACCAAAAACGGCTATTTAGCATTGGCAATGGGATCAATTCCTGTTTTGGCTTCTTTGCTAAAATGTGATGCTTTATTGGCTTTCCCTGAAAATAAATTTACACTTAGAGACGAAATCAAAAATATCCTTGCCGATCATTTGCAAACGCAGGAAACACAGTTTTGGTTGGATATTTTAGAACCCGCAGACATTTGGTGTGCAGGAGTTTTAAACTATCAGCAGTTATTTGCTGAAGACGGATTTAAGGTTTTGAATTTTACCCAGCAAGTCGAAATGCTTGACGGCTATACTTATAAAACAACGCGCTGTCCGATAAAAATCGACGGCGAATATCTGACTTCAGGAAAAGGTTCGCCAAAACTGGGTCAGGACAACGAGAAAATTATTAAAGAATTTATTGACTGTTAA
- a CDS encoding extracellular solute-binding protein, protein MEKIRIAVRKFDPFESTLRKLWDAFSLQNNIKIEAEMVALELHDLYETTISDKGLKEGKWDIAHINTDWIYDAANENAVLNLFSLIGENPPENYPFGWHKSLLHLQKLSNGIFGLPFHDGPECLIYRKDLFENETEKENFKKQFGYELATPKTWQEFSEIATFFNRPEQNLYGAVFANYPDGHNMVFDFCLQLWTRGGSLLNKKNQIDIHNEAAIKALDFYRKMVNNKNAVHPKSREFGSVEAGLAFAEGQATMAINWFGFASMAEVIEESKVKGKIDITSLPSDPGHKTASLNVYWLYTIGSGSKHKKLAYNFLRFATTPESDKLLTTEGGIGCRKSTWKDAEINTLIPFYHKLEMLHENALTLPQTPIWPKVAELIDGTVLKAIETDIPSEILLEETQKKIKELSQGTTLHSSVKN, encoded by the coding sequence ATGGAAAAAATTAGAATCGCCGTTCGTAAATTCGATCCTTTCGAAAGTACACTTCGAAAATTATGGGATGCATTTTCACTTCAAAACAATATAAAAATTGAAGCTGAAATGGTTGCCTTAGAACTTCATGATTTATATGAAACCACGATTTCAGATAAAGGTTTAAAAGAAGGAAAATGGGACATCGCCCATATTAACACCGATTGGATTTATGATGCTGCAAACGAAAATGCGGTTCTTAATTTATTTTCATTAATTGGAGAAAATCCGCCAGAAAATTATCCTTTTGGGTGGCATAAATCGCTTTTGCATTTGCAGAAACTAAGTAACGGCATTTTCGGACTTCCTTTTCACGACGGTCCAGAATGTTTGATATACCGAAAAGATTTATTCGAAAACGAAACGGAGAAAGAGAATTTTAAAAAGCAGTTTGGTTACGAACTTGCTACGCCAAAAACCTGGCAGGAATTTTCAGAGATAGCAACATTTTTTAATCGTCCCGAACAAAATTTATACGGTGCTGTTTTTGCCAATTATCCAGACGGACACAATATGGTTTTCGATTTTTGCCTGCAATTATGGACACGTGGCGGTTCTTTATTAAACAAAAAAAATCAGATTGACATTCATAATGAAGCAGCGATAAAAGCATTGGATTTTTATCGAAAAATGGTTAATAACAAAAATGCGGTTCATCCAAAATCGAGAGAATTTGGTTCTGTTGAAGCAGGTTTGGCTTTCGCCGAAGGACAAGCGACAATGGCTATCAACTGGTTCGGGTTTGCTTCTATGGCGGAAGTAATCGAAGAATCGAAAGTGAAAGGAAAAATCGATATCACTTCGCTCCCATCTGATCCGGGGCATAAAACAGCTTCTTTGAATGTATATTGGTTATATACTATTGGCTCAGGAAGCAAGCACAAAAAATTAGCTTACAATTTTCTAAGATTTGCTACTACACCCGAAAGCGATAAATTATTAACCACAGAAGGCGGTATCGGATGCCGAAAATCGACTTGGAAAGATGCAGAAATTAATACTTTAATTCCATTTTATCATAAACTGGAAATGCTTCATGAAAATGCATTAACTCTGCCTCAAACTCCAATCTGGCCAAAAGTAGCTGAATTGATTGACGGCACTGTTTTAAAAGCCATTGAAACCGATATTCCATCTGAAATACTTTTAGAAGAAACTCAAAAGAAAATAAAAGAACTAAGTCAAGGAACAACATTACACAGTTCTGTCAAAAATTAA
- a CDS encoding Gfo/Idh/MocA family protein: MNIQYKPLLPQTEQPIVIIGASGIVKDAHLPAYEMAGFKVFGITNRTISKAYDLQKQFKIDHVFESVADAVKNAPSNAVYDITVLPDQYIEILEQLPDGAAVLIQKPMGNDLAQAREIVEVCERKNLVTAINFQLRFASFVSAARYLIDQGIIGELYDLEFKVTVNTPWELFPLIKEHPRLEILFHSVHYIDCIRSFLGNPKSVLAKTAKHPLKKLSSSRSTIILDYGEDKHVVINTNHDHHFGPKHEESYIKWEGTKGAVKAKMGLLMNYPDGLPDVFEYALPKKDNENEYEWTEVKLEGSWFPEAFIGAMSNLMRYKEGSDSVLSASVQDVLGTMKVVEACYESNKNGGISFEEV; the protein is encoded by the coding sequence ATGAATATTCAATATAAACCTTTACTTCCTCAAACAGAACAGCCCATTGTAATTATTGGAGCAAGTGGTATTGTAAAAGATGCCCATCTTCCTGCTTACGAAATGGCTGGTTTTAAAGTTTTTGGCATTACCAACAGAACGATTTCGAAAGCATACGATTTACAGAAACAATTCAAAATCGATCATGTTTTTGAAAGTGTTGCCGATGCGGTTAAAAATGCGCCGTCAAACGCTGTTTACGATATTACGGTTTTACCTGATCAGTACATCGAAATTTTAGAACAATTGCCAGACGGAGCTGCAGTTTTGATTCAGAAACCAATGGGAAATGATTTGGCTCAGGCTCGTGAAATTGTCGAAGTCTGCGAAAGAAAAAATCTGGTTACTGCAATCAATTTCCAATTACGTTTTGCTTCTTTTGTAAGTGCAGCCAGATATTTAATCGATCAGGGAATTATTGGCGAATTATACGATTTAGAATTTAAAGTTACCGTAAATACGCCTTGGGAATTGTTTCCTTTAATTAAAGAACATCCGAGATTGGAGATTCTTTTCCACAGTGTGCATTACATTGACTGCATTCGATCTTTTCTGGGAAATCCGAAAAGTGTATTGGCAAAAACGGCCAAACATCCGCTTAAAAAATTATCATCAAGCCGATCTACGATTATTTTGGATTATGGCGAAGATAAACATGTTGTGATCAATACGAATCACGATCATCATTTTGGTCCAAAACACGAAGAAAGCTACATTAAATGGGAAGGAACAAAGGGCGCTGTTAAAGCAAAAATGGGATTGCTTATGAACTATCCTGACGGTCTTCCTGACGTTTTTGAGTACGCTTTACCAAAAAAAGATAATGAAAATGAATACGAATGGACAGAAGTAAAACTAGAAGGTTCGTGGTTTCCAGAAGCTTTTATTGGCGCAATGTCTAATCTGATGCGTTACAAAGAGGGTTCTGACTCAGTATTATCTGCCAGCGTTCAGGATGTTTTAGGAACAATGAAAGTTGTAGAAGCTTGTTATGAAAGTAACAAAAACGGCGGAATTTCTTTTGAAGAAGTGTAA
- a CDS encoding MaoC/PaaZ C-terminal domain-containing protein — MYFKSTFFEDYQIDDKRITLGRTITETDFVVHAGHTGDFFPHHMDEEWCKTQPFGQRIAHGTMVFAIGIGLTASEINPEAFSRGYDKMRFVKPVHIGDTIHSEVTISEKGEAKNPEMGAVTEHVEIINQRGEVVLVCDHLLFVKRKP; from the coding sequence ATGTATTTTAAATCAACTTTTTTCGAAGATTATCAAATCGACGACAAACGAATAACTTTAGGCCGAACAATTACAGAAACTGATTTTGTGGTTCATGCCGGGCACACAGGAGATTTCTTCCCACATCACATGGACGAAGAATGGTGCAAAACTCAACCATTCGGACAAAGAATTGCACACGGAACCATGGTTTTTGCCATCGGAATCGGATTAACAGCATCTGAAATAAATCCTGAAGCTTTTTCTAGAGGTTACGACAAAATGCGTTTTGTAAAACCAGTTCATATTGGTGACACTATTCATTCCGAAGTTACTATTTCTGAAAAAGGAGAAGCCAAAAATCCTGAAATGGGAGCTGTTACAGAACACGTGGAAATTATTAACCAAAGAGGTGAAGTAGTTCTTGTTTGTGATCACCTTTTATTTGTGAAAAGAAAACCTTAA
- the fucP gene encoding L-fucose:H+ symporter permease, protein MQITNQAGDLHEVPTEGGNQKQYLLPFILVTCLFFLWGMAHNLDSVLIPHLKKACELNNRQSTLIDTSVFFAYFIMAIPAGMLIKRFGYKNSIITGLLVFAAGAFLFVPAANTRTYELFLFALFVIGCGLTILETSANPYAAILGPAESSSKRLNLAASFNGLAAMVAPIVGSLFILSGTNHTKEQMAAMPEAEKAAYLLGEAASVKMPYIVLGSILVLVAVIFYFVQLPSMKATHAEAEIKPGFFSVLKFRHLSWGVVAQFFYVGAQVCITSFFIRIAQQGAGLDEKTAGYYLGIYGFLFMAGRFIGTFFLRFVKDYVLLSIYCVMSVLLCLVAIYGSGIVVIYALGGIGFFMSIMFPTIFSLGIKGLKSNTETGSSWLVMSIVGGAIIPYGMGTLIDMNHDDIQSGYIIPLVCFLIILSFGAIGHKVKTVSE, encoded by the coding sequence ATGCAAATTACAAACCAAGCCGGCGATCTACATGAAGTGCCAACAGAAGGAGGAAATCAAAAGCAATATCTATTGCCTTTTATCCTCGTTACATGCCTATTTTTTCTGTGGGGAATGGCCCACAACTTAGATTCAGTTTTGATTCCGCACTTGAAAAAAGCGTGCGAATTAAACAATCGCCAGTCTACTCTAATTGATACTTCTGTATTCTTTGCTTATTTTATCATGGCGATTCCAGCTGGAATGCTGATTAAAAGATTTGGTTATAAAAACAGTATCATTACTGGATTATTAGTTTTTGCAGCAGGAGCATTTTTGTTTGTTCCAGCAGCTAATACTAGAACTTACGAATTGTTTTTATTTGCCCTTTTTGTAATTGGATGTGGTTTAACGATTTTAGAAACTAGTGCAAACCCTTACGCTGCAATTTTAGGACCTGCAGAATCTTCTTCTAAAAGATTGAATTTAGCAGCTTCTTTTAACGGACTGGCTGCCATGGTTGCTCCAATTGTAGGTTCGCTATTTATTCTTTCTGGAACCAATCATACAAAAGAACAAATGGCGGCAATGCCAGAGGCTGAAAAAGCGGCTTATTTATTGGGTGAAGCGGCTTCTGTAAAAATGCCTTATATCGTATTAGGAAGTATTTTAGTTTTAGTTGCTGTTATATTTTATTTTGTACAATTGCCATCGATGAAAGCTACTCACGCAGAAGCTGAAATTAAACCAGGATTTTTCTCAGTTTTAAAATTCAGACATTTAAGCTGGGGTGTTGTAGCTCAATTTTTCTATGTGGGTGCACAGGTTTGCATAACAAGTTTCTTTATCAGAATTGCACAGCAAGGTGCTGGATTAGACGAAAAAACGGCTGGATATTATCTAGGAATCTACGGTTTCCTTTTTATGGCAGGACGTTTTATTGGAACTTTCTTTTTACGTTTTGTAAAAGATTATGTTTTATTGTCAATCTATTGCGTAATGAGTGTTTTATTATGTCTAGTTGCCATTTACGGTTCTGGAATTGTTGTTATTTATGCTCTTGGCGGAATCGGGTTCTTTATGTCAATTATGTTCCCAACTATATTTTCTTTAGGAATTAAAGGCTTAAAATCGAACACGGAAACGGGTTCTTCTTGGTTAGTAATGTCAATCGTTGGTGGAGCAATTATTCCGTACGGAATGGGAACTTTAATCGATATGAATCATGATGACATTCAGTCTGGGTATATTATTCCACTAGTTTGTTTCTTGATTATTCTTTCTTTTGGAGCTATTGGACATAAAGTGAAAACGGTTTCTGAATAG